CTATAGGAGGCCAGCTCCATGGGTTCTGGTATGCCTTCGGGACACACGATGGATACAATCTGTGGGAAGCGCCGGATAACGTATCCATGGCCGCTGTGGCGCTTTCGATTACTGGAGGCGGCGCACTTAGCTCGTTCGAGACCACCGTTCTCCTGAGCGTTGAGGACACAATCG
The window above is part of the Gemmatimonadota bacterium genome. Proteins encoded here:
- a CDS encoding GYD domain-containing protein, with protein sequence MALYLTRFSYTPETWAKLVANPEDRRKAAQSYIESIGGQLHGFWYAFGTHDGYNLWEAPDNVSMAAVALSITGGGALSSFETTVLLSVEDTIAALTRAKQIGYRRPGA